TCGGCGGGGGCGGAGACGGAGGTGTACGGGTTGTAGGGCGACCCGTCCCGGACGGCGGGCGCGTAGTCCCCGCGCAGCAGCAGCCCGACGATCCGCTCCCGGTCCCGCACGAGCCCGCTGACGACAGCCACCTCGAACAGATCGAGCCACGTCCGCGCGGTGGGCGCCTCCTTGACGACATCCCGGAAGGTGAGGGGCCCGTCCCCGAACTCGTCGTCATCGGGGTCCGTGCTGATCCGTTCCCCGACGAGGGGGAACCGGATCTCCTGGTCCCCGTTCGGGAAGCACAGGACGCTCAGCACTCCGTGCACACACTCCGCCGCGGTGACGGCGACCACGCGCGCCTGGTGGTCGAGCCCCGGGTCCGCGACCGCACGGGCGGCGACATGGTCGAGGAGTTCGTCCGCCATGGCCTGTATCAGTGCCGGCGAGATGCTGTCGTACCGCAGGGAGTGCCAGTGCGAGAACGCCCGCCCGTGGATGTCGTCGAGCGCCTCGGCCAGCCGCTGGTCACTGACCTGATGGCATGTCACGTCCCGCACGTGCCCCGTCCCTTCACACAGCTGATGAGTGGACGAGGCACGTTATCAACGGGCACCGACAGCGCTTGTACCCGGCGTCAGGAAGCCGTCGGCGTCCAGTCGCCGAGCCAGTCCGCGACCTCCTGGTTCGCGGCCTGCGCGTCGGTCAGCTGGGGCCGGTCGCCGCTCGCGGCGCCCGATCCGGCGCCCGTGTTCTTGTACTCGGCGAACCGGTCGGCCTTCCAGGAGAAGCCGCTCATGTCGGTCCACGGGGTGGACTTGATCGCCGCGCTCAGGCTGGTGTTGCGGACGGTCGTCTGCGGGTCGAGGGTCGCGTCACCACCGGCGTGCCAGGGGCGGCCGAGATAGAAGCTCGCGGCCGAGACGTCGCCGTTGACCGTGGAGTTGGCGATCAGGAAGCCCTTGCGGTCGGCGGCCGTGCTGGGAGCGGTGACGTACCCGGCGGAGGTGCCGTTGTAGCGCTTCTTCAGCGTGATGACGGACTTGTCGATCACCGCGGTGGCGCGCCCGAAGATGAAGTCGACGTTGCCGATGACGTAGGAGTTGGTCATGTAGACACGGCCCAGCTTCTCCTTGGCGGCCGTGTCCACCAGCAGCGTGTCCTGGTCGCCGCTGACGATGACCCCGTCCAGGAACACCTTGTCGGCGCTGGTGCGCAGGGCGACGGCCTGCTGGGCGATGTCGGTGTGGGCGGCTTCGTCGAAGTCGTTGGAGATGGTCAGGTTGCGCGCCTGGAAGTCATCGGCGTCGACGGCGACGGTGGCGCTGCCGCCGGTGCCGTAGGTCCCCGAACCGTCCGGCTTCTGCGTGCCCGAGGCGTTGTTGTAGACGATCACCGTGTCCTTACGGCTGCCGCCCGTGCCCTGGATGGTGACGTGCGGCTTGTTGGACGGCACCTTCACCAGCTCGCGGTACGTCCCCGGCTTCACCTGGATGACGACACGCGAGGCGTTGTTGGCCGGTACGGCGTTCACCGCGGCCTGCACGGTCGTGTACTGCCCGCTGCCGTCCTTGGCGACGGTGAGGGTGGTGGCAGCGGCGGCCAGCGTGGCGGCGGACGCGGACGTGGACGCGGTGGTGCCTATCGAACTCCGCGGCCCCGCACCGGACTTGAGGAGCGAGGGCACGTTGGCCGTCGCGTCGAGCGTGTACGCGTAGTAGCTCTTCGGATCGAAGGCGGTACCCCCGCTCTCGTTCCTCCCGCTCGTCCCGACGAAGGTGTTGCCCTTCTGGACGATGGTGGCGGTGCTGTCCTTGATGACGGGGTTGTTCATGCCCTGGAAGTACGAGTTCTCCAGCACCATCTTGGTGGCGCCGCGCGAGTAGTTCCCGTACGACGACGTGATGTCGGTGCCGGCGACGTCCTCCAGGAAGTTGTTGTAGAGGTGGGCGTGGGCGGCGTTGTCCGTGGACGGGTTGCGCTGCTCGGTCTCCCGGATCCAGTTGTGGTGGATGGTGATGTCGGTGACGACGTTGTCGGTCCACCCGATGCCGAACGCCTTGTTGTCCTGGCTCATCTTGTTCCAGGAGACCGTCACGTACGTGCTGTCCTTGCGCACGTCGATGAGCCCGTCGGCCATGTGCCGCAGATCGTTGTGATCGATCCACACATGGTGGGCGCCGTCCATCTGGATGCCGTCGAAGTCGTGCTCCTTGTCGTTCCACACGCCTTGATAGGCATCCCGAATGGTCAGGTTCCGGATGATGACGTTGTGGACGCCGGTGCCGAGGAAGAAGCCACCGCCGACGATGTGCCCGGACGTCCCGGACCCGACGATGGTCTTGTTGGACTGCACCTTGATCTCTTTGCCGACCGGGTCCATGTTGATGGTCGCGGCGACGACGATGACGTACGGCTCGGCGGCCGTCGCGTACTTCTCCAGGTCGGCCAGCGTCTTCACGGTGACGATCTGGCCGTCCCGGCCGCCGTAAGTGCCGTTCTGGCCGAGGGCGTTGACCGAGGCGAAGCCGTCGGCGGTGGCGGTGGCCCAGGCGGGCGCGGCGGCGGCGGTGGCGGCGGACGCGGCGTTCTCGGCGTCGTCACCGAAGACGGGGCTGTAGGCGAGAACACCGGCCGCCGTCAGGGCGAGGGGGGCGCCGACGACAAGAGCGGTCTTGCGCCGGCGATGGCGGGGCTTGCTGCGGGTGTCGGTCATCCGTACGGCTTCCGTTCCGTGGGGGTGCGGGACGGAACGTGGTTGCCGCGCGGGGCGG
This DNA window, taken from Streptomyces sp. NBC_00663, encodes the following:
- a CDS encoding pectinesterase family protein, with the protein product MTDTRSKPRHRRRKTALVVGAPLALTAAGVLAYSPVFGDDAENAASAATAAAAPAWATATADGFASVNALGQNGTYGGRDGQIVTVKTLADLEKYATAAEPYVIVVAATINMDPVGKEIKVQSNKTIVGSGTSGHIVGGGFFLGTGVHNVIIRNLTIRDAYQGVWNDKEHDFDGIQMDGAHHVWIDHNDLRHMADGLIDVRKDSTYVTVSWNKMSQDNKAFGIGWTDNVVTDITIHHNWIRETEQRNPSTDNAAHAHLYNNFLEDVAGTDITSSYGNYSRGATKMVLENSYFQGMNNPVIKDSTATIVQKGNTFVGTSGRNESGGTAFDPKSYYAYTLDATANVPSLLKSGAGPRSSIGTTASTSASAATLAAAATTLTVAKDGSGQYTTVQAAVNAVPANNASRVVIQVKPGTYRELVKVPSNKPHVTIQGTGGSRKDTVIVYNNASGTQKPDGSGTYGTGGSATVAVDADDFQARNLTISNDFDEAAHTDIAQQAVALRTSADKVFLDGVIVSGDQDTLLVDTAAKEKLGRVYMTNSYVIGNVDFIFGRATAVIDKSVITLKKRYNGTSAGYVTAPSTAADRKGFLIANSTVNGDVSAASFYLGRPWHAGGDATLDPQTTVRNTSLSAAIKSTPWTDMSGFSWKADRFAEYKNTGAGSGAASGDRPQLTDAQAANQEVADWLGDWTPTAS
- a CDS encoding Imm49 family immunity protein, with product MRDVTCHQVSDQRLAEALDDIHGRAFSHWHSLRYDSISPALIQAMADELLDHVAARAVADPGLDHQARVVAVTAAECVHGVLSVLCFPNGDQEIRFPLVGERISTDPDDDEFGDGPLTFRDVVKEAPTARTWLDLFEVAVVSGLVRDRERIVGLLLRGDYAPAVRDGSPYNPYTSVSAPADLAAMDALCRYLTEPAGHLPRDWPAVALRKPDTGERAESARRLDAIGEIGEIGEIGDALSADQRLLRVLLDDDQASFEEALAARLIAHRECLEAAAGDPAPRSLLPLGALALACLAVQVHGWELGVRSGYLPHGLLGTAGAGV